CGCATGCGAACTGCCGTGGCAGGGTTAACGCCCTGCGCACCCTTTTTTTTCGTCCGTATTTAACATATTGATTTATATAGTGAGATTGTCAGGGCGAAAAAAAAGGGTTTAACACGATAAAATGGGAAAAAGTGAATGCGGTAAGCTAGTTAGCGCTGTAGAGTAACGGTTCACTGCCGCACAGGCAGCTTAGAAAATCAGAACCCCGTTCACAATTGCGTGTTTCAGGTTCACTGCCGCACAGGCAGCTTAGAAAACTGGTTCGCTGCACGGGTCAAACTCAATTTCGTTCACTGCCGCACAGGCAGCTTAGAAAATCAGAACCCCGTTCACAATTGCGTGTTTCAGGTTCACTGCCGCACAGGCAGCTTAGAAATCAAGAAAATCAAATGGCCGGACAAGGTAAAGGTTCACTGCCGCACAGGCAGCTTAGAAACAGATGACCAGCTAATAAGCCTCTCATCATCAGTTCACTGCCGCACAGGCAGCTTAGAAAAGTTTTTGGTTTGGTCGCCATATAGAATTATTGTTCACTGCCGCACAGGCAGCTTAGAAATTAACCCCGGCACCAATACCGATAGAGTCATAGTTCACTGCCGCACAGGCAGCTTAGAAAAAAACGTGTTCATGAATCTCGGAACGGCTAGTGTTCACTGCCGCACAGGCAGCTTAGAAATGTTTAGCGGTATCTCCGCATAGCGCATGGAAGTTCACTGCCGCACAGGCAGCTTAGAAATTGCCGGGTAAGGCAAGGCAATGGCTAAAAGAGTTCACTGCCGCACAGGCAGCTTAGAAACATCGTGGACGCCGCCCAGAGCATCACCAGCTGTTCACTGCCGCACAGGCAGCTTAGAAACATCAACCTGATGGACTCCATGCTGCCCAAAACGTTCACTGCCGCACAGGCAGCTTAGAAAAGTAGGGCGGGATAGTGCCGCATTTAATAGCCGTTCACTGCCGCACAGGCAGCTTAGAAATTACCCGATGCTTCAATGAATCCAGACGTACCGTTCACTGCCGCACAGGCAGCTTAGAAAAGTTTGCGATTAGCCAAATCATGTCAGCAATAAGTTCACTGCCGCACAGGCAGCTTAGAAAAGACGCTGAACGAGCTTATTAACGTCTTAGAGGTTCACTGCCGCACAGGCAGCTTAGAAAAAAGACGGCACGTTTTTCACCAAAGACGATTTGTTCACTGCCGTACAGGCAGCCCAGAAATTTCGACATGGTCACCGGGGATCCGCTCTACACACTAATGAATTGCTCTACCAACAGATTAGATTATCTGTTGATTTCTGGTTATCATAACCCTCTCTGTACATGGAGTTTAGGACTACATAACATGGCCTTACATGGCTCGTTCGTTCTTAATGGGGCTGATTACTCTCCGCTTAGCTTTCCGGGAGTCGGAACGTTTATGGCGTTTTCCGGGAGTGGTGACAACAGGAACCGTGCCGGTTGTGCTCATATACCGACTGTAGGGCCTCTCCCGACAGGTAAATACTGGATTGTCGACCGATCCCAGGGTGGATTGCTCTCACAGAGCCTGTCTGCATCAAAAGATCTATTTAATAAGGTATTCCGCGATGCGCAGTTTGGCCATTCTGACTGGTTTGCTCTATGGCGAGATGATATGAGCATTGATGACTGGACGTGGATAAACAGCGTCAGGCGTGGGAATTTTCGTCTACATCCAGGAACAATATCGGAAGGCTGCGTAACGCTTTATCGAAATTCTGATTTTGCTCTGCTCCGAAACATGCTGCTCCGGACGCCGTTGGTCGATGTTCCCTGCATGAGAAATCTGAAAGCCCGTGGTTCTATTGAGGTATCAAGTCATGCGTATGGCGACACCTGCCCGACGACTCGCTAAGACAGTTATGTTCATTGCACTATTTTGTCTGTTTGCCAGGCTAATAGATTCATCACAATTTATCGGCCTTGCCACGGCCAACGCTTTTGCCGCATGGTTGCACGGCAGTGCCAGTCAGGAAAACTACGATGACCTGTGGTTCTTTGTTGATGTGACCCTTTCTGTGCTGTCTGCTGTTGTGGCATATCACATGGTGATGTTGTTGGGACGTAAATTGCGCGCGTCGTCGGGGCATAAATAAATTAACGGTGATGGTGATAATGACAGGCAGCACGACAGACCATCACTCCTGCGATGCTTGTTTTGTCTGTGTATCATCAAGGAGCACTTGCTACGCTCGCCCTTGACGATACCCGATGAGGGATCAGCAGAGCGGCGTTTCTGTTGTGGCAAAGCCGCGGGATTTTACCGGAATGACGTCTGGCTCCTGGCTCAACTACCGCCAGAGCGCCCGTAGATTCAAACCCGCTGCTCCAATTGTTAGAAGATGGATTATTTAGCCCATAGCCATTTAAATTATTTAAAATAATAAAAAAATATCCACTGGCTCTAAGAACAGAACCGGTGTAGCCTTTTGCCCGTAAGGAAATTTCACTGCTGAACAAGCAGCTTAGAAAATAGCGATATATATTATTGGTAGTTACTGGGTTTCTACTGCCGTACAGGCAGCTATAAATAGGCTCGCAAATATTCCTACCGCCAGCGGTCGCTTTAAAACCGTGTCTGGCGATAAGCTAAAACGTATTTAATTCTCCAGAAAATACCAGCAAGAAACTAGCCACTCCACAAGGGATCTCCATATGGAAATGATTAAGCCCTCCGATTTAAAAACTATTCTCCATTCAAAACGTAGCAATATTTATTATTTGCAATACTGCCGGGTGCTGGTGAACGGCGGCCGGGTGGAATATGTCACTGACGAAGGTAAGCAGTCTCTGTACTGGAATATTCCCATCGCAAATACCACGGTAGTGATGCTGGGTACCGGTACATCGATAACCCAGGCGGCGATGCGCGAGTTTGCCCGCGCCGGGGTCCTGGTCGGGTTTTGCGGCGGCGGTGGAACTCCGCTGTACGCGGCCAATGAAGTTGAGGTCGATGTCTCCTGGCTCAATTCACAAAGCGAATACCGTCCTACTGAATATCTTCAGCACTGGGTCAGCTTCTGGTTTGATGAGCAGAAGCGGCTTAGCGCCGCCATCGCCTTTCAGCGTGTGCGCATCAGTCAGATCCGCCAGGCATGGCTGGGTA
This DNA window, taken from Erwinia tasmaniensis Et1/99, encodes the following:
- a CDS encoding DUF2778 domain-containing protein, with amino-acid sequence MALHGSFVLNGADYSPLSFPGVGTFMAFSGSGDNRNRAGCAHIPTVGPLPTGKYWIVDRSQGGLLSQSLSASKDLFNKVFRDAQFGHSDWFALWRDDMSIDDWTWINSVRRGNFRLHPGTISEGCVTLYRNSDFALLRNMLLRTPLVDVPCMRNLKARGSIEVSSHAYGDTCPTTR